Proteins encoded in a region of the Pseudomonadota bacterium genome:
- the modA gene encoding molybdate ABC transporter substrate-binding protein, with amino-acid sequence MRSILYSLIILAVVLTVGSFFFRTQGNPTLLFLSGAGMKEPVAEIAANFEQETGIKVQTYFEGSSILRDYIINFNTGDIFLPGDKKNLDVLSKKGLVAESSFIAWHVVAILVSPGARERIKGLDDLADEGVRIAISNPQLASLGRIVMQQIIEKHPRGQDILKNVVVYGSSSQDVLRIYREGGIDAIIEWDVMAGTPEGEGLIVIPLEDSYQVKDELFAGLLTAAQDPVLARKFYVYLKTKGKEVFRKHGYKTEEL; translated from the coding sequence ATGCGATCAATCCTTTATTCTTTAATTATTCTCGCTGTGGTGTTGACGGTTGGTTCCTTTTTTTTCAGGACCCAGGGAAACCCGACGCTTCTTTTTCTGTCCGGAGCCGGGATGAAAGAACCGGTTGCCGAAATTGCCGCAAATTTTGAACAGGAGACCGGGATAAAGGTGCAGACATATTTTGAGGGTTCTTCAATCCTGCGCGACTATATCATTAATTTCAATACCGGGGATATCTTCCTGCCGGGAGATAAAAAAAATCTTGATGTTTTATCAAAAAAAGGACTGGTGGCAGAAAGTTCTTTTATTGCCTGGCATGTGGTGGCAATCCTTGTTTCTCCCGGGGCTCGTGAACGGATTAAGGGCCTTGACGACCTGGCAGATGAAGGGGTCCGGATCGCGATTTCCAACCCCCAACTGGCAAGCCTTGGTCGGATTGTCATGCAACAAATCATTGAAAAACATCCACGGGGACAGGATATCCTGAAAAATGTTGTGGTGTATGGCTCCTCCAGTCAGGATGTCCTGAGGATTTACCGGGAGGGAGGTATCGACGCGATAATTGAATGGGATGTCATGGCCGGTACTCCTGAAGGTGAGGGACTTATCGTGATCCCCCTTGAAGACTCATATCAGGTGAAGGATGAGTTGTTTGCAGGGTTGCTGACCGCTGCTCAAGATCCGGTTCTGGCCAGGAAATTTTATGTTTACCTCAAAACCAAGGGAAAAGAAGTTTTCCGCAAACATGGCTATAAGACAGAAGAATTATGA